A genomic stretch from bacterium includes:
- a CDS encoding MGMT family protein, with protein sequence MNKKKLKEKLLVELKKIKFGHTKTYSYIALKLGMKNNVRYISSILKENPYLISIPCHRVIKKNGEIGNYVLGKEFKKYLIEWENSFF encoded by the coding sequence ATGAACAAAAAAAAATTAAAAGAGAAACTTTTGGTGGAATTAAAAAAAATAAAATTTGGACATACAAAAACATATTCTTATATTGCTTTAAAACTCGGAATGAAAAATAATGTTCGGTATATATCTTCAATTTTAAAAGAAAATCCTTATCTTATTTCAATTCCCTGTCATAGAGTAATTAAAAAAAATGGAGAAATTGGAAATTATGTACTTGGAAAGGAATTTAAAAAATATCTTATTGAATGGGAAAATTCCTTTTTTTAG
- a CDS encoding Gfo/Idh/MocA family oxidoreductase, whose product MIELAFLGTNEGNGHIFSWSAIINGKYDEQLMKECGYPVIYEYLSKNKKDIGIPGAKVSYVWTEDKKYSEKVAKTSFIENVIDTPEQVIGKVDGVVITTDIGSNHLKLAKPFIEENIPVFIDKPLTDNEKDLKKFIEYFKEGKPILSSSSYRYSKNIDDFLKENTDKIEFVRCIMNKTWERYGVHAMEGLYKIMGSGIKSVINLGDKNINVVYIEYSDERKAVIENIYNSKITDYDIITPKNTYTIDDTNTFYMFKKQMEIFIRFIDERKYPYPYEETIEITKVIIAGIISREEKRKVELKEILY is encoded by the coding sequence ATGATAGAACTTGCGTTTTTAGGGACAAATGAGGGAAATGGGCATATATTTTCATGGAGTGCAATTATAAATGGGAAATATGATGAACAACTAATGAAAGAGTGTGGTTATCCAGTTATATATGAATATCTATCAAAAAACAAAAAAGATATTGGAATTCCGGGAGCAAAGGTAAGTTATGTTTGGACAGAAGATAAAAAATATTCTGAAAAAGTTGCAAAAACAAGTTTTATAGAAAATGTTATTGATACCCCAGAGCAGGTAATAGGGAAAGTTGATGGAGTTGTTATAACTACAGATATTGGAAGCAACCATTTAAAATTAGCAAAACCATTTATTGAAGAAAACATACCTGTTTTTATAGATAAACCATTAACAGATAATGAAAAGGACTTAAAAAAATTTATAGAATATTTTAAAGAAGGCAAACCAATTCTTTCATCATCAAGTTACAGGTATTCCAAGAATATAGATGATTTCTTAAAGGAAAATACTGATAAGATAGAATTTGTAAGGTGTATAATGAACAAGACATGGGAGAGATATGGAGTACATGCAATGGAAGGGTTATATAAAATTATGGGTTCAGGGATTAAGAGTGTTATAAATTTAGGAGATAAAAACATAAATGTAGTTTATATAGAGTATAGTGATGAAAGAAAAGCAGTCATTGAAAATATCTATAATTCTAAAATTACTGACTATGATATTATAACACCAAAGAATACTTATACAATTGATGATACAAACACATTTTATATGTTTAAAAAGCAAATGGAGATATTTATCAGATTTATTGATGAAAGAAAATATCCGTATCCATATGAAGAAACGATTGAAATAACAAAGGTTATTATAGCAGGAATAATATCCCGTGAGGAGAAAAGAAAAGTTGAACTGAAAGAGATACTATATTAA
- a CDS encoding SDR family oxidoreductase — protein MGILEKFSLKGKVSIVTGGAGLYGKGIVEGLAEAGGCVYVASRNVENCNKLADTLRKKGYSVAGAKLDQTDTESIKQLRNRVIDEQGKIDILINNAVLRPMESPDAPIETFELSMKVNATGVVNITRHIAEEMKKQRSGVIINIASIYGVLGIDPYLYEGTDMGLSGPDYFFHRAGIINLTRYYASLLGPYNIRVNCISPGGLFNNQHPVFVERYNRKTFLGRMANREDIKGVVVFLASDASSYITGANIMMDGGLSAK, from the coding sequence ATGGGAATATTAGAAAAGTTTTCATTGAAAGGTAAGGTATCCATAGTAACAGGTGGAGCAGGTCTTTATGGGAAAGGTATTGTTGAAGGACTGGCAGAAGCAGGAGGATGTGTTTATGTTGCATCAAGAAATGTTGAAAACTGCAATAAGTTAGCAGATACATTAAGAAAAAAAGGATACAGTGTTGCAGGGGCAAAATTGGACCAGACAGATACGGAAAGTATTAAACAACTAAGAAATAGAGTTATTGATGAACAGGGTAAAATAGATATTCTAATAAATAATGCTGTTTTGAGACCTATGGAGTCACCTGATGCACCAATAGAGACCTTTGAACTTTCAATGAAGGTCAATGCCACAGGTGTTGTAAATATCACACGACATATTGCAGAGGAGATGAAAAAGCAGAGGTCAGGGGTAATAATAAATATTGCTTCTATATACGGTGTGCTTGGTATTGACCCTTATCTTTATGAAGGCACTGATATGGGATTAAGTGGACCTGACTATTTCTTTCATAGAGCAGGAATTATAAATCTTACAAGATATTATGCTTCTCTTCTTGGTCCATATAATATAAGAGTTAACTGTATCTCTCCAGGTGGGCTTTTTAATAACCAGCATCCTGTGTTTGTTGAGAGATATAACAGAAAAACATTTTTAGGAAGAATGGCAAATAGAGAAGACATAAAAGGAGTAGTGGTATTTCTTGCATCTGATGCAAGTTCCTATATTACAGGAGCAAATATTATGATGGATGGAGGGCTTTCTGCAAAATGA
- a CDS encoding sialidase family protein has product MEMKVHKRILIPIKEEKHKYKEDTSFGTSIMMVNTTYTKKDGLHLLQLYSEEVASDTSGKCFQRTSKDNGKTWSNPILVFEPQETEEGVIRWGESCLFLDEGKECIFHFYNLHLYPKNIFSREVQEYTRIFYRISFDEGKTFSNGKQIIQKGFNETNWAEDVIYGKNSIAISFCAPLKLNSGKILLPCQKVPLEHKGDNPFLISYVAGCFIGEWKGQEIEWELSQMVKIDPQLSSRGLCEPTIAQLYNGELLMIMRGSNYTIPSVPGYKWFSISKDSGYTWSSPTPLKYDTGENFFSPATGSRLIRSTKNKKLYWIGNIVKENPDGNRPRYPLQIAEVDEEKKAIKKHTVNIIEDKRESDSPFVQFSNFRVYEDRETGEFVLIMARIQERGEKDLSSPAYEYRIEVL; this is encoded by the coding sequence ATGGAAATGAAAGTACATAAAAGAATTTTAATACCAATTAAAGAAGAAAAACATAAGTACAAAGAGGATACATCTTTCGGGACATCAATTATGATGGTAAATACAACATATACAAAAAAAGATGGTTTACATTTACTTCAACTATATTCTGAAGAAGTAGCATCTGATACATCGGGTAAATGCTTCCAAAGAACAAGTAAAGACAATGGGAAAACATGGTCAAATCCCATATTAGTTTTTGAACCACAAGAAACAGAAGAAGGAGTTATAAGATGGGGAGAAAGTTGTTTATTTTTAGATGAGGGAAAAGAATGTATTTTCCATTTTTATAATTTACATCTTTACCCTAAAAATATTTTTTCAAGAGAAGTTCAAGAATACACCAGGATATTCTATAGAATAAGTTTTGATGAAGGAAAAACATTTAGTAATGGTAAGCAAATAATTCAAAAGGGATTTAACGAAACCAATTGGGCAGAAGATGTAATATATGGTAAAAATAGCATTGCAATATCATTTTGTGCTCCTTTAAAACTTAACAGTGGGAAAATACTTTTGCCATGTCAAAAAGTTCCTTTAGAGCATAAAGGAGACAATCCATTTCTTATTTCATATGTAGCAGGGTGTTTTATTGGTGAATGGAAGGGACAAGAGATAGAATGGGAATTAAGTCAAATGGTAAAAATAGACCCACAATTATCTTCAAGAGGTCTATGTGAACCAACAATCGCCCAACTTTATAATGGAGAACTCTTAATGATAATGAGAGGAAGTAATTATACAATTCCTTCTGTACCTGGATATAAATGGTTTTCAATATCAAAAGATAGTGGTTATACCTGGTCAAGTCCAACACCATTAAAATATGATACAGGAGAAAATTTCTTTTCACCTGCTACTGGTTCAAGATTAATTCGTAGTACAAAAAATAAGAAACTATACTGGATTGGAAATATTGTAAAAGAAAATCCTGATGGTAATAGACCAAGATATCCATTACAGATAGCAGAAGTTGATGAAGAAAAGAAAGCAATAAAAAAACATACAGTAAATATAATTGAAGATAAAAGAGAAAGTGATTCACCTTTTGTTCAATTCTCAAATTTCAGAGTATATGAAGATAGAGAAACAGGAGAGTTTGTCTTAATAATGGCAAGAATACAGGAAAGAGGAGAAAAAGACCTTAGTTCTCCTGCTTATGAATACAGAATAGAAGTTTTATAA
- the secD gene encoding protein translocase subunit SecD, protein MLKSYYYKLFLIIAIIGIFIYLIYPVDKKIKKGLDLQGGIHIVLEVEKPPEETENINELTDRALEIIRNRIDALGVSEPIIQKEGANRIIVDIPGVKEPEKAIDIIGKTALLEFKLVNDDPKALQSALEGNPPEGYEVLYTTEKDERGIARKGSPILVKKEPELTGKYIKDAYVSYDPGGLPSVSIVFNSEGAKIFENVTTNNVGRQLAIVLDGVVKSAPMIRERIPEGKGQISGKFNMEEAKELAIVLRAGALPAKVNMIYQQIIGPTLGKKYIQQGFRVILYGGILVFIFMIFYYSVFGLLADFALALNILILLGIMAGIKGVLTMPGIAGIALTIGMSVDANILIFERIREEIKAGKSPKTAVDAGYLRAWSAILDSNITTLIIGAILFFFGEGSIKGFGLTLSIGILANLFTAVYVTKVIVDYFLIIKKVEKIRI, encoded by the coding sequence ATGCTAAAAAGTTATTATTACAAACTATTTTTGATAATTGCAATAATTGGTATATTTATATATCTGATATATCCAGTTGATAAAAAAATTAAAAAAGGCCTTGACTTGCAAGGAGGAATTCATATTGTTCTTGAAGTAGAAAAACCACCAGAAGAAACAGAAAATATAAATGAATTAACTGATAGAGCACTTGAAATAATAAGAAACAGAATAGATGCTCTTGGGGTCTCTGAACCAATAATACAAAAAGAAGGAGCAAACAGAATAATAGTTGATATACCAGGGGTTAAAGAACCAGAAAAAGCAATAGATATAATTGGAAAGACCGCCTTATTGGAGTTTAAACTTGTTAATGATGACCCAAAAGCACTTCAATCTGCATTAGAAGGCAATCCTCCAGAAGGATATGAGGTTTTATATACAACTGAAAAAGATGAAAGAGGGATAGCAAGAAAGGGTTCTCCTATTCTTGTAAAAAAAGAACCAGAACTTACAGGTAAATATATAAAAGACGCTTATGTAAGTTATGACCCGGGTGGTTTGCCCTCTGTGAGTATTGTTTTTAATAGTGAAGGAGCAAAAATTTTTGAAAATGTAACAACAAATAATGTAGGTAGACAATTGGCAATTGTTTTAGATGGTGTGGTAAAAAGTGCTCCTATGATAAGAGAAAGAATACCAGAAGGGAAAGGGCAAATTAGTGGTAAATTTAATATGGAAGAAGCAAAAGAGTTAGCAATTGTTTTAAGAGCAGGTGCATTACCTGCAAAAGTTAATATGATTTATCAGCAAATTATTGGTCCAACTCTTGGAAAAAAATATATTCAACAAGGTTTTCGTGTAATTCTTTATGGCGGAATACTTGTTTTTATTTTTATGATTTTCTATTATTCTGTATTTGGTCTTTTGGCTGATTTTGCCCTTGCTTTAAATATACTTATTCTTTTAGGTATAATGGCAGGGATTAAAGGTGTTCTTACAATGCCAGGAATTGCAGGAATTGCTTTGACTATTGGTATGTCAGTTGATGCAAATATTTTAATTTTTGAAAGAATAAGAGAAGAAATAAAAGCCGGAAAATCACCAAAAACAGCGGTTGATGCTGGATATTTAAGAGCATGGAGTGCTATCCTTGATTCTAATATAACAACATTAATTATAGGAGCAATACTTTTTTTCTTTGGAGAAGGTTCTATAAAAGGTTTTGGATTAACTTTAAGTATAGGAATACTTGCAAACTTATTTACCGCGGTTTATGTAACAAAAGTAATTGTTGATTACTTTCTTATAATAAAAAAGGTTGAAAAAATACGGATATAA
- a CDS encoding Gfo/Idh/MocA family oxidoreductase, whose protein sequence is MGKMKFLVIGLGSMGRRRIRCLQYLGEKDIIGFDIRKDRYEETEKKYGIKTFSDFNEACGQNPNVFIISVPSNLHHFYAMEAVKRNKHFFTESNFLPEGIDDLVKVEKEGKIICVPSFTMPHHPSVKIMRSGIEEGKIGKVYSFTYHLSSYLPEWHPWEDYRDVYYGKKETPGSKEMVAFELTWIVWLLGRVQEVCAFKSKMSSLEIEFEDTYQIILKLKNGVLGHLLIDVASLPSGRNMKILGEKGTFCWNSEEEIIKWFNTEKRKWEEIKGDKGIEEAGYSVHTHEEMYIEEMENFVKTVRGEKKYPYTFTQEKHIIDILVAIEQSISQKIVMEVEDEV, encoded by the coding sequence ATGGGAAAAATGAAATTTCTTGTTATTGGTTTAGGTTCAATGGGAAGGCGAAGAATAAGATGTCTTCAGTATTTAGGAGAAAAAGATATTATTGGATTTGATATCAGGAAGGATAGATATGAAGAAACAGAAAAAAAATATGGAATTAAGACATTTTCTGACTTTAATGAGGCATGTGGGCAAAATCCAAATGTATTTATAATATCTGTTCCAAGTAATTTACATCATTTTTATGCAATGGAAGCAGTGAAAAGAAATAAACACTTTTTCACTGAAAGTAATTTCCTTCCCGAAGGAATTGATGATTTAGTAAAAGTAGAAAAAGAAGGAAAAATTATTTGTGTTCCAAGTTTTACTATGCCCCACCATCCGTCAGTTAAAATAATGAGGTCTGGTATTGAGGAAGGTAAGATAGGGAAAGTATATTCTTTTACCTATCACCTATCTTCTTACCTGCCTGAGTGGCATCCGTGGGAGGACTACAGGGATGTTTATTATGGGAAGAAGGAGACACCTGGCTCAAAAGAAATGGTTGCCTTTGAACTTACATGGATTGTCTGGCTACTTGGAAGAGTTCAGGAAGTATGTGCGTTTAAATCAAAAATGTCCTCTCTTGAGATTGAATTTGAGGATACATATCAAATAATATTGAAACTAAAAAATGGGGTATTGGGACACCTTCTTATAGATGTTGCATCACTGCCATCTGGAAGGAATATGAAGATTTTAGGAGAGAAAGGAACATTTTGCTGGAATTCTGAAGAAGAGATTATCAAGTGGTTTAACACTGAAAAGAGAAAATGGGAAGAGATAAAGGGAGACAAAGGTATTGAGGAGGCAGGTTATTCAGTCCATACTCATGAGGAGATGTACATAGAAGAGATGGAGAACTTTGTAAAGACGGTGAGGGGAGAAAAGAAGTATCCTTATACATTTACTCAAGAGAAACATATAATAGATATCCTTGTAGCAATAGAGCAAAGTATTTCTCAAAAAATAGTAATGGAGGTGGAAGATGAGGTGTAG
- a CDS encoding Gfo/Idh/MocA family oxidoreductase, whose product MKKKILIIGAGGIGKKHIDGFLRTGKFEISACDVDSKKLKEVEEKFKIKNLIIDFNSVNLRNFDCVLISAPANFHIPIAIKCAENNIPFLVEKPISVDLKSIDKLLKIVEKNKVKCGVGFTRRSVPSFKKLKEIIENKKCGETKMAAFHVAQDYRKYRPDYAEIYFAKEKMGGGCILDAVSHSIDLAQWYIGKPEYGYAIYDNLDFGEKIETEDSSAIISKFDNVIVNFYCNLFQKPYELFIEFAGTKGNVRYISENKQISKILFSDNDEGRWEELFTFENEISDYYFYQAENFLQLINGEKTSFTKLEEAVENLKFCLKLKKGGKNEIKRS is encoded by the coding sequence ATGAAGAAAAAAATACTTATAATAGGTGCAGGGGGAATAGGGAAAAAACATATAGATGGATTTTTGAGAACTGGTAAATTTGAAATTTCTGCTTGTGATGTTGATAGTAAGAAGTTAAAAGAAGTAGAAGAAAAATTTAAAATTAAAAATTTAATTATTGATTTTAATTCAGTTAATTTAAGAAATTTTGATTGTGTTTTAATTTCAGCACCTGCAAATTTTCATATTCCAATTGCTATTAAATGTGCAGAAAACAATATTCCATTTCTTGTTGAAAAACCAATTTCCGTTGATTTAAAAAGTATAGATAAACTTTTAAAAATTGTTGAAAAAAATAAAGTAAAATGTGGAGTTGGTTTTACAAGAAGAAGCGTCCCATCTTTTAAAAAACTTAAAGAGATAATTGAAAATAAAAAATGTGGAGAAACAAAAATGGCTGCTTTTCATGTTGCCCAAGATTACAGAAAATATAGGCCGGACTATGCAGAAATATATTTTGCAAAAGAAAAAATGGGTGGAGGGTGTATTCTTGATGCTGTTTCTCATTCTATAGACCTTGCACAATGGTATATAGGAAAACCAGAATATGGATATGCAATTTATGATAATCTTGACTTTGGAGAAAAAATTGAAACAGAGGATAGCTCTGCAATAATAAGCAAATTTGATAATGTAATAGTTAATTTTTATTGTAATTTATTTCAAAAACCATATGAACTTTTTATTGAATTTGCTGGAACAAAAGGAAATGTGAGATATATTTCAGAAAATAAACAAATTTCAAAGATACTTTTTTCAGATAATGATGAAGGAAGATGGGAAGAACTTTTTACATTTGAAAATGAAATAAGTGATTATTATTTTTATCAAGCAGAGAACTTTTTACAACTAATAAATGGTGAAAAAACATCATTTACAAAATTAGAAGAGGCAGTTGAAAATTTAAAATTCTGTCTTAAACTCAAAAAAGGAGGCAAAAATGAAATTAAAAGAAGTTAA
- a CDS encoding dihydrodipicolinate synthase family protein codes for MEMKFFGVYPALLTPFDEKENVDEKRLRKIIKFLISKGVDGLYICGGTGEGMLMNVDERKKVAEIVKEEVGNKVKIITHIGGALNTKNTIELAKHSEQLKIDALSSIPPFYYKFSFKEIYKYYKEVAENTSLPFFIYYIPVTTGVSITIDEIWELSKIKNIIGIKYTNYDFFTLQNIILKTRWISFSGPDEMFLPALTMGVVGCIGSTQNVLPEIFIDIYKSFKEGNIKKAMEGQKRITIAVSILKKYDGITAWKATMKFREIDVGYAKKPFENFLEKSKEKELKNEWKKYFPEFSEGIK; via the coding sequence ATGGAAATGAAATTTTTTGGGGTGTATCCTGCATTATTAACGCCATTTGATGAAAAAGAAAATGTTGATGAAAAACGACTAAGAAAAATTATAAAATTTCTAATTTCAAAAGGAGTAGATGGACTTTATATATGTGGAGGAACAGGGGAAGGGATGTTGATGAATGTTGATGAAAGAAAAAAAGTTGCAGAAATTGTTAAAGAAGAAGTTGGTAATAAAGTAAAAATAATAACTCATATAGGAGGTGCTTTAAATACAAAAAATACAATTGAACTTGCAAAACATTCTGAACAATTAAAAATTGATGCTTTATCCTCAATTCCGCCTTTTTATTATAAATTCAGTTTTAAAGAAATTTACAAGTATTATAAAGAAGTGGCAGAAAACACTTCTTTACCATTTTTTATTTATTATATTCCTGTAACAACAGGTGTTTCTATTACGATAGATGAAATTTGGGAACTTTCAAAAATAAAAAATATAATTGGGATTAAATATACCAATTATGACTTTTTTACTTTACAGAACATAATTTTAAAAACGAGATGGATATCTTTTTCAGGTCCTGATGAGATGTTTTTACCTGCTTTAACTATGGGAGTAGTGGGTTGTATTGGTTCAACTCAAAATGTTTTGCCAGAGATATTTATTGATATTTATAAAAGTTTTAAAGAGGGAAATATTAAAAAGGCAATGGAAGGACAAAAAAGAATAACAATTGCTGTATCTATTTTAAAAAAATATGATGGAATAACTGCATGGAAAGCAACAATGAAGTTTAGAGAAATTGATGTTGGATATGCAAAAAAACCATTTGAAAATTTTTTAGAAAAGAGTAAAGAAAAGGAATTAAAAAATGAGTGGAAAAAGTATTTTCCTGAATTTTCAGAAGGTATTAAGTAG
- a CDS encoding aminotransferase class III-fold pyridoxal phosphate-dependent enzyme, with amino-acid sequence MRCRKGQKLWQKAKKIIPGGTQLLSKTSEQFLPEYWPSYYKKAKGISVWDLDGNKFLDFSIMGVGSCILGYADPDVNKDVKKVINNGNMCTLNSPEEVELAELLLKIHPWAGKVRYARTGGEAMAIAVRIGRAFSGKDKIAFCGYHGWHDWYLSANLAGDKNLDGHLLPGLKPLGVPRGLYGTAFPFTYNHIEELEVIIKNNEIGVIVMEPIRSYYPENGFLEKVRTLANKNKAVLIFDEITSGFRMKVGGAYTLFNLEPDIVVYAKAMSNGYPMAAVVGRENIMDKAEESFISSTYWTEKIGPNAALATIKKMKRENVPSHLIKIGEQITNGWKEIANECGLKIKISGIPPLTKFSFCYENSQELITLFTQEMLERGFLAKDSVYVSYSHKETDVEIYMSAVKEVFKKIKKGIDTNKISKMLKGPVAHTGFKRLT; translated from the coding sequence ATGAGGTGTAGAAAAGGACAAAAATTGTGGCAAAAAGCAAAAAAAATTATACCAGGTGGAACTCAACTTCTTTCAAAAACATCAGAACAGTTTTTACCAGAATATTGGCCTTCATACTACAAAAAAGCAAAAGGAATAAGTGTCTGGGACCTTGATGGGAATAAATTTCTAGATTTTTCTATAATGGGAGTGGGTAGTTGTATTCTTGGATATGCTGACCCTGATGTTAATAAAGATGTAAAAAAAGTTATAAATAATGGAAATATGTGCACACTTAATTCACCTGAAGAAGTTGAATTAGCGGAATTGCTTTTAAAAATACATCCTTGGGCAGGAAAAGTAAGATATGCAAGAACAGGTGGAGAAGCAATGGCAATAGCAGTCAGGATAGGACGTGCTTTTTCTGGTAAAGATAAGATTGCTTTTTGTGGATATCATGGATGGCATGACTGGTACTTATCAGCAAATCTTGCAGGAGATAAAAATCTTGATGGTCATCTTTTGCCTGGCTTAAAACCACTTGGCGTTCCTCGTGGTCTTTATGGAACTGCCTTTCCTTTTACTTATAATCATATTGAAGAACTTGAGGTAATAATCAAAAACAACGAGATAGGTGTAATTGTAATGGAACCAATAAGAAGTTATTATCCAGAAAATGGTTTTTTAGAAAAAGTGAGAACTCTTGCTAATAAGAATAAGGCAGTCTTGATATTTGACGAGATAACCAGTGGCTTCCGTATGAAGGTAGGAGGCGCATATACACTTTTCAATTTAGAGCCAGATATTGTTGTATATGCAAAAGCAATGAGTAATGGTTATCCTATGGCTGCTGTCGTAGGAAGAGAAAACATTATGGATAAAGCAGAAGAGAGTTTTATCAGCAGTACTTATTGGACTGAAAAAATAGGACCAAATGCTGCATTGGCAACTATTAAAAAAATGAAAAGAGAAAATGTCCCTTCACACCTGATAAAAATTGGAGAACAGATAACAAATGGGTGGAAAGAAATAGCAAATGAATGTGGACTGAAAATAAAAATATCTGGTATTCCCCCTCTTACAAAATTTTCTTTTTGTTATGAGAATTCACAGGAATTGATAACTCTTTTTACTCAGGAAATGCTTGAAAGGGGATTTCTTGCAAAAGATAGTGTTTATGTTTCATATAGTCATAAAGAAACAGATGTCGAAATATATATGTCAGCCGTAAAAGAAGTTTTTAAAAAAATTAAAAAAGGTATAGATACAAACAAAATTAGTAAAATGCTTAAAGGCCCAGTTGCTCATACAGGATTTAAACGACTTACTTAA
- the hisI gene encoding phosphoribosyl-AMP cyclohydrolase: MEKYIQSFIEMVKFNENGLVVVVVQDLNGIILMVAYMNTEAIEKTLQTGKMHYYSRSRKKLWLKGESSGNFQFVKDIYIDCDNDALLFRVQQKCGACHSGYYSCFYRKFEDGNFKIIEEKIFEPEDVYNKEIKKC, from the coding sequence ATGGAAAAATATATACAATCTTTTATAGAAATGGTAAAATTTAATGAAAATGGTTTAGTTGTTGTAGTTGTTCAGGACCTAAATGGAATTATTTTAATGGTTGCATATATGAACACAGAAGCAATTGAAAAAACACTACAAACAGGTAAAATGCACTATTACAGCAGAAGTAGAAAAAAATTGTGGCTTAAAGGTGAAAGTTCAGGAAATTTTCAATTTGTGAAAGATATTTATATTGACTGTGATAATGATGCTTTGCTTTTCAGAGTTCAGCAAAAATGTGGAGCATGCCATAGTGGATATTATTCTTGTTTTTACAGAAAATTTGAAGATGGAAATTTCAAAATCATAGAAGAAAAAATTTTTGAACCAGAGGATGTATATAACAAGGAAATAAAAAAATGCTAA
- a CDS encoding sialidase family protein: MKKIDLLPASEKNPRNSEGSMIELKNGKIMFIYSHFYGGQGDNALAFLAARYSFDKGESWTEKDEVIIENEGKENVMSVSLLRLKNGEILLGYLIKNSLNDCKYYIRKSSDEGKSWSKKVLVTNKEFSNGNYFVVNNDRVIQLSNGRIIVPSSHHPCSTGKWDDFGPGEVIVFYSDDNGNTWKSSRNILSSPEKNDKRGLEEPGVVELRDGKILMWIRTNLGRQYYSYSEDSGQTWSEVSPSPLVSPLSPASIKRIPKTGDLLCIYNDHSGKFPYPEFQSRTPLVSAISKDEGKSWQNHLLIEDDPKGRFCYTSILFIDNKIILSYSAENVEQAWGLLRVTILKMEEVYNGEKNT; this comes from the coding sequence ATGAAAAAAATTGATTTGCTTCCTGCATCAGAAAAAAATCCAAGAAATTCTGAAGGAAGTATGATTGAATTAAAAAATGGAAAAATAATGTTTATTTATTCACATTTTTATGGTGGTCAAGGAGATAATGCACTTGCTTTTCTTGCTGCCAGATATTCCTTTGATAAAGGAGAAAGTTGGACAGAAAAAGATGAAGTAATTATTGAAAATGAAGGGAAAGAAAATGTTATGAGTGTTTCTCTATTAAGATTAAAAAATGGAGAAATTTTATTAGGATATTTAATAAAGAACTCTCTTAATGATTGTAAATACTATATAAGAAAATCATCTGATGAGGGTAAATCATGGAGTAAAAAAGTTCTTGTAACAAATAAGGAGTTTTCAAATGGAAATTATTTTGTTGTAAATAATGATAGAGTAATTCAATTATCAAATGGCAGAATTATTGTTCCATCTTCTCATCATCCTTGTTCAACTGGCAAATGGGACGATTTTGGACCCGGGGAAGTAATTGTTTTTTATTCAGATGATAATGGAAATACATGGAAATCAAGTAGAAATATTCTATCATCTCCAGAAAAAAATGATAAACGTGGATTGGAAGAACCAGGAGTAGTTGAACTTAGAGATGGAAAAATTTTAATGTGGATAAGAACAAATTTAGGTCGTCAATATTATTCATATTCAGAAGATAGTGGGCAAACATGGAGTGAAGTATCTCCATCTCCTTTAGTTTCTCCTCTTTCACCAGCATCTATCAAAAGAATACCAAAAACAGGAGACCTTCTTTGTATATATAACGACCATTCTGGGAAATTCCCTTATCCAGAATTTCAAAGCAGGACACCATTAGTCTCAGCAATTTCAAAGGATGAGGGTAAAAGTTGGCAAAACCATCTCTTAATAGAAGATGACCCAAAAGGGAGATTTTGTTATACTTCAATTCTGTTTATTGACAATAAAATAATTTTGAGTTATTCCGCAGAAAATGTTGAACAGGCATGGGGACTATTAAGAGTAACTATTTTAAAGATGGAGGAAGTTTATAATGGAGAAAAAAATACATAA